The Syntrophorhabdaceae bacterium genome includes the window GGGTCGCCGGCAGCCGGAAGGGCCGGCAAGAGTCCTCTTGATGGTTGCTGCAAAACATCCTGAAATCCTGCTTGAGCTCACCGGCAGGACTTGAACAGGTCCTCCTTTCCCCTCCCTGTGCAACGCCCTCTGCAGTTCACCTTGCAGTTAATCTGCAGTAAACGACCGCCCGCCCCGGCGCTCCCACAGCCAATCCGCAGGCGGGTCGAATTCAGCCTGAGGACTTTTCCGAGCATGCCCCGGGCATTTCCCCTCGCACCCTGAGAAAAACGCTGTGAGCGCAATCCTACGAGGCCTTTTTTTCTTCAGCTCCACAATTTTTCCTGTCCTGCTCACCTTGCCGTGCAGAACGCCTCCATCACCATCTCCGGGTGGTGCTCCCGGTACCAGTCGAGCATGGTCTCCCGCCACGGATGTCCCGCCGGGAGCTTGATGACGCTTGTGAGCGCGGTCTCCGGGGCGTGCTGACGGAACAGGTTGACAATCGCTGCATACGAGGGGGTCCAGGGATGGTCCTGCATCGCCACGTCGAGCGGGGTGTTGCCGTTTCCGCTCTTCGCATCCACCTCCGCACCGTGTTCCAGGAGGAGACGGGCCTGGTCGGGTGTACCCTGTGGGACAGCTTACCGACCTTGACGGTGATACCGTATTATGATACTATTATGAATGGGCAGGCATAAAAAGACCTACGAGGCGATATTCAAAAACCCCGTCCTCGCGAATATTGCCTGGCAGGATATCGAAGCGCTGCTCATAGCCCTCGGCGCTGAGTTGAACGAAGGGGACGGCTCGCGGGTCCGTATCGTGCTGAATGGCGTGCGGGCGGTGTTCCATAGGCCTCACCCGGAAAAGGAAACGAGGAGAGGAGCGGTGAGAGCGCTGCGAGAGTTTTTGAACGAAGCAGGAGTGAGACATGATGACATATAAAGGGTACTCAGCAAGAGTTGAGTTCGAT containing:
- a CDS encoding type II toxin-antitoxin system HicA family toxin; this encodes MGRHKKTYEAIFKNPVLANIAWQDIEALLIALGAELNEGDGSRVRIVLNGVRAVFHRPHPEKETRRGAVRALREFLNEAGVRHDDI